The Paenibacillus spongiae nucleotide sequence CCTATCATGAAATCTGGGTAGATGGCAAGCCCGTTGAGCTGGGTGAAGGCGAAACAGAGGAGCCTCTTTACGGGGAGGTCTATCTTCCGCGCAAGTTTAAAGTCGCCATCGTACCGGAAGGGGATAACTGTCTCGATGTGTACGACAACGATCTCGGGCTCGTAGCACATATTGAGGGCGGTCATATTGTAGGCTACACCGTACTGGTTGGCGGAGGTATGGGACGGACGGCTATCGACCAGGATACATATCCAAGACTTTCCAGCCCGCTGTGTTATGTCGCCAGGGATGAAGCAGTCGAAATGATTCTGGATACATGCGTGGCCATTGTTACCATCGAACGGGATTTCGGCGACCGCTCCAACCGAAGATTTGGCCGCATGAAATATCTGATTGACCGGCGCGGAATGGAATGGTTCCGGGAAGAAGTTGAGACGAGATTGGGCCGCAAGCTGGTGCCCCCTCGGCAGCTGGAGTGGCTTAGCGGAAACGACCATCTCGGCTGGCATGTGGAAAGAGAAGGGATCAGCTATCTGGGTTTATTCATTCCATATGGACGCATAAAGGATACGGAGACGATGCGGCTGAAATCGGCACTCCGCGATATCGTGCATGAATTCCGCCCGATGATCCGCTTCACATCACAACAGAATGTCATTCTCAGCGGGATCGCAAATGAGCTTCGTCCAGCCATTGAAGCACGGCTGCGGGAGTCGGGTGTGCCGCTTCCGGATGAATTGTCGCATGTCCGGCAGAACACGATGGCCTGTGTATCGCTGCCGACATGCGGTCTTGCCGTTGCGGAGTCGGAGAGGGCATTGCCGGATCTGATGCCGCAGTTTGAGCAGCTGTTTGACGAGTTAGGACTTACCGATGAAGATATCACGATACGGATGACCGGATGTTCGAACGGTTGCGCGCGTCCGTACAATGCCAATATTGCTTTTATTGGCCGGGCACCCGGAAAGTATGACATCTTTTTGGGCGGAAGCTCGCTAGGCATCGCTTTGAATGAGCGGTTCCAAGAAACGGTGCCGTTTGAACAACTAGCACATTCGGTGCGTCCCGTATTGGAATCCTTCGTTCAAAAACGGGAGGGCAGCGAGGATTTCGGGACTTATTGGCGTCGCGCCGGCGTGTTGAAATATTGCCATTAAGATACTGGAGTAATAGTGTCATGCAGAAGAGGACGTCCCTTCAACGGTTTCTTGCCATTATGAGGATCCATCGTAAGGAGTGATTGTATGGCGAAAGGATTGGAAGGAAAACGTATTGCGATTACCGGATCTCGCAAAATACAAGAGCTGAGCAAAATAATAGAGCGGCAAGGCGGTATACCTATCGTTCGTCCGCAGCAAGGAATGTTGGTGCTGCAAGAGCACGAAGTTGAGCATGATCTAACCCAATTGATCGAAAGCGGGACAGACTGGGCTATTTTCACAACCGGAACCGGTCTCGAAGCCCTGCTTCAACAAGCAGAGCGGATTGGTGTTTACGAGCGTCTGCTGGAAATTGTGAGGCAGACTAACGTTGGCGCAAGAGGATATAAGACCGTAGCCATGTTAAAGAAGCTGGGAATTCAGCCGATCGCCATCGATGACGATGGTACGACGGAAGGGCTCATTCGGGTACTGCAAGCGTACGATTTTTCAGGTCTAGGCGTCACGATTCAGCTGCATGGCGAGCCAATGCCTTCTTTAGTCACTTATTTGGAAGGGAAGGGAGCTGTCGTTCGAACGATCCTGCCGTATAAGCAAGTGGCTCCGGACCGTGACATTTCGGAACGGTTATGCCGGGAAATCCTCGAAGGTTCCGTCGATGCCGTCTGTTTTACAACTGCGGTACAGGTTCGGTATTTTTACCAATATGTCTCAAGTCACGGTAAATATCTGGAGATCAATGAAAACTTCCATAATCGGGTACTCGCGGTTGCAGTCGGCCGGGTAACGGCAGAAGCTTTGAAGGAAGCAGGAGTTAGACGTGTATTGGTGCCGGAAAACGAACGAATGGGTGCCATGATCGTTGAGGTGGCTCGCTATTATCGGAATAAAACGGCTTTGCAAGGGATGGTAGAATGATTCTCCAGCGAGGTCAAGAATTGCATCCAAATGGAGTCGCGCGCTGCGCGGCTTTTTTTTATGTTATTGGAACTTGAAGGGGATAAAGAATATCCTGAATCCGTGATGTAAGAATGAGTTCTTAGGATCGTACAAATTGGACAATGATCACAGATTCAGGTTTATATGATT carries:
- a CDS encoding NADPH-dependent assimilatory sulfite reductase hemoprotein subunit → MSAADEEKVSKVEIIKRQSRRLRGTITEALQDDQTKFSDDNVQVLKFHGVYQQDDRDLRAQLKHEGKERHYSMMIRARIPGGVLFPDQYLVFDRLADEYTEYKNMRITTRQTLQLHGILKRNLKTTIKTLNEALVTTLGACGDSGRNTICCAAPGDEPFRDEMRHDLLALADRLSAKTNAYHEIWVDGKPVELGEGETEEPLYGEVYLPRKFKVAIVPEGDNCLDVYDNDLGLVAHIEGGHIVGYTVLVGGGMGRTAIDQDTYPRLSSPLCYVARDEAVEMILDTCVAIVTIERDFGDRSNRRFGRMKYLIDRRGMEWFREEVETRLGRKLVPPRQLEWLSGNDHLGWHVEREGISYLGLFIPYGRIKDTETMRLKSALRDIVHEFRPMIRFTSQQNVILSGIANELRPAIEARLRESGVPLPDELSHVRQNTMACVSLPTCGLAVAESERALPDLMPQFEQLFDELGLTDEDITIRMTGCSNGCARPYNANIAFIGRAPGKYDIFLGGSSLGIALNERFQETVPFEQLAHSVRPVLESFVQKREGSEDFGTYWRRAGVLKYCH
- a CDS encoding uroporphyrinogen-III synthase, producing MAKGLEGKRIAITGSRKIQELSKIIERQGGIPIVRPQQGMLVLQEHEVEHDLTQLIESGTDWAIFTTGTGLEALLQQAERIGVYERLLEIVRQTNVGARGYKTVAMLKKLGIQPIAIDDDGTTEGLIRVLQAYDFSGLGVTIQLHGEPMPSLVTYLEGKGAVVRTILPYKQVAPDRDISERLCREILEGSVDAVCFTTAVQVRYFYQYVSSHGKYLEINENFHNRVLAVAVGRVTAEALKEAGVRRVLVPENERMGAMIVEVARYYRNKTALQGMVE